A region from the Triticum aestivum cultivar Chinese Spring chromosome 3D, IWGSC CS RefSeq v2.1, whole genome shotgun sequence genome encodes:
- the LOC123078374 gene encoding NADP-specific glutamate dehydrogenase isoform X2 — protein MNSSMDEINLLRQHQRHQQHHLSVRGIGEEIDLEIDQCEDPTFSGAALEGVTSHHPQDPVVPADDHKSFLIPCSQPGAVDGQPQPTPPQAEERAGMLRLSAHTKKKKKVVKKWRDEWADTYKWAYVAVHDNTSRIFCTVCKEYGRKHRRNPYGNEGSRNMQMSALEEHNNSLLHKEALRLQSASKEKVQTPEIERPVCVKALSKTAASILESLFKKDPHEAEFIQSIQEVVHSIEPVLVKNSQYVQILERLLEPERCFIFRVPWVDDRGEAHVNRGFRVQFSQALGPCRGGLRFHPSMNLSVAKFLAFEQTLKNALSLYKLGGAAGGSDFDPKGKSEIEVMRFCQSFMDELYRYLGPDQDFPAEDVGVGPREMGFLFGQYRRLSGHFQGNFTGPKIFWSGSSFRTEATGYGLVFFARVVLADMNKELKGLRCAISGSGKIAMHVLEKLLSCEAIPVTVSDSEGYLFDGDGFDYVKYTLIRNIKAQQRSLKEYLKTFPRAKYINDAKPWGEQCDIAFPCASQNEIDQGEALSIISSGCRVLIECSNMPCTGQAVDILRKAKVHVAPAKATAAGGVAVGELELNPEFSLMQWSVEDFENKIQEAVKQTYDRSMKAAQEYGILKENPELVSLRYLVHLPTPGFSLWKLIKYSLSRSLVHGANISAFLNIAQAMTDQGCV, from the exons ATGAACTCGTCCATGGACGAGATCAACCTGCTACGGCAGCACCAGCGACACCAGCAGCACCACCTGTCGGTGCGCGGCATCGGTGAGGAGATCGACCTCGAGATCGACCAGTGTGAAGATCCCACTTTCTCGGGCGCCGCACTCGAGGGCGTGACCTCCCATCACCCTCAAGACCCCGTCGTCCCTGCCGATGACCACAAGAGCTTCCTCATCCCGTGCTCGCAGCCTGGCGCAGTGGACGGCCAACCGCAGCCCACGCCACCGCAAGCAGAGGAACGGGCAGGGATGCTGAGGCTGTCGGCGcataccaagaagaagaagaaggtggtcaaGAAATGGCGGGATGAGTGGGCGGACACATACAAGTGGGCCTATGTGGCCGTGCACGACAACACCAGCAGAATCTTCTGCACCGTTTGCAAGGAGTATGGCCGCAAGCATCGCCGGAACCCCTATGGGAACGAGGGGAGCAGGAACATGCAGATGAGTGCGCTAGAGGAGCACAACAATAGCTTGCTGCATAAGGAGGCGCTCCGACTGCAGTCAGCCTCCAAGGAGAAGGTGCAAACTCCTGAGATAGAGAGGCCGGTTTGTGTCAAAG CTTTGTCGAAAACAGCAGCTTCAATACTTGAATCTCTCTTCAAGAAGGACCCTCATGAAGCTGAATTTATACAGTCTATACAGGAGGTGGTTCATTCTATAGAACCAGTTTTGGTGAAGAACTCACa ATATGTTCAGATATTGGAGCGTTTATTAGAACCTGAGAGATGTTTTATCTTCAGAGTGCCATGGGTTGATGACAGAGGTGAAGCTCATGTCAATCGAGGTTTCCGTGTGCAGTTCAGTCAGGCTTTAGGTCCATGCAGAGGTGGTCTCCGTTTCCACCCGTCCATGAACTTAAGTGTGGCAAAGTTTCTAGCTTTTGAGCAG ACTCTGAAGAATGCTCTGTCACTATATAAACTTGGAGGTGCTGCTGGAGGGAGCGATTTTGATCCAAAGGGTAAAAGTGAAATTGAG GTAATGCGCTTTTGTCAAAGTTTCATGGATGAGCTGTATAGATACTTGGGCCCTGATCAG GATTTTCCTGCTGAAGATGTTGGTGTTGGTCCAAGGGAAATGGGTTTCCTTTTTGGGCAGTACAGACGCCTTTCTGGTCATTTTCAG GGAAATTTTACAGGGCCTAAGATCTTCTGGTCTGGTTCTAGTTTTAGAACAGAAGCTACTGGATACGGACTG GTATTTTTTGCACGTGTTGTACTTGCTGATATGAATAAGGAGCTCAAAGGATTAAG ATGTGCGATAAGTGGTTCAGGAAAGATAGCAATGCATGTCTTGGAAAAGCTTCTGTCGTGTGAAGCTATTCCTGTTACAGTCTCAG ATTCAGAAGGCTATCTATTTGATGGAGACGGGTTTGATTATGTGAAATATACACTTATAAGGAATATTAAGGCACAACAAAGGAGCCTCAA GGAATACTTGAAAACATTTCCACGTGCCAAATATATCAATGATGCTAAGCCATGGGGTGAGCAGTGTGATATTGCATTCCCTTGTGCATCACAAAATGAGATTGACCAGGGGGAGGCTCTTTCAATAATTAGCTCTGGTTGCCGTGTTCTTATAGAAT GTTCAAACATGCCATGCACTGGTCAAGCAGTTGATATCCTAAGAAAGGCAAAAGTCCATGTTGCTCCAGCAAAGGCAACTGCTGCTGGTGGG GTAGCAGTCGGTGAACTTGAACTGAATCCAGAGTTCAGCTTAATGCAGTGGTCAGTAGAGGATTTCGAGAACAAAATACAG GAAGCAGTAAAGCAAACATATGACAGGTCGATGAAAGCTGCTCAAGAATATGGAATCCTGAAAGAGAACCCAGAGTTAGTTTCCTTGCGATATCTTGTCCATTTGCCTACACCGGGCTTTTCACTCTGGAAGCTGATCAAGTACTCTCTCTCCAGGTCTTTGGTGCATGGTGCAAACATATCGGCCTTCCTGAACATTGCACAAGCCATGACTGATCAAGGATGTGTGTAG
- the LOC123078374 gene encoding NADP-specific glutamate dehydrogenase isoform X1, whose protein sequence is MNSSMDEINLLRQHQRHQQHHLSVRGIGEEIDLEIDQCEDPTFSGAALEGVTSHHPQDPVVPADDHKSFLIPCSQPGAVDGQPQPTPPQAEERAGMLRLSAHTKKKKKVVKKWRDEWADTYKWAYVAVHDNTSRIFCTVCKEYGRKHRRNPYGNEGSRNMQMSALEEHNNSLLHKEALRLQSASKEKVQTPEIERPVCVKALSKTAASILESLFKKDPHEAEFIQSIQEVVHSIEPVLVKNSQYVQILERLLEPERCFIFRVPWVDDRGEAHVNRGFRVQFSQALGPCRGGLRFHPSMNLSVAKFLAFEQTLKNALSLYKLGGAAGGSDFDPKGKSEIEVFVLYFISSGQQYLLHVNMDIFPCQVMRFCQSFMDELYRYLGPDQDFPAEDVGVGPREMGFLFGQYRRLSGHFQGNFTGPKIFWSGSSFRTEATGYGLVFFARVVLADMNKELKGLRCAISGSGKIAMHVLEKLLSCEAIPVTVSDSEGYLFDGDGFDYVKYTLIRNIKAQQRSLKEYLKTFPRAKYINDAKPWGEQCDIAFPCASQNEIDQGEALSIISSGCRVLIECSNMPCTGQAVDILRKAKVHVAPAKATAAGGVAVGELELNPEFSLMQWSVEDFENKIQEAVKQTYDRSMKAAQEYGILKENPELVSLRYLVHLPTPGFSLWKLIKYSLSRSLVHGANISAFLNIAQAMTDQGCV, encoded by the exons ATGAACTCGTCCATGGACGAGATCAACCTGCTACGGCAGCACCAGCGACACCAGCAGCACCACCTGTCGGTGCGCGGCATCGGTGAGGAGATCGACCTCGAGATCGACCAGTGTGAAGATCCCACTTTCTCGGGCGCCGCACTCGAGGGCGTGACCTCCCATCACCCTCAAGACCCCGTCGTCCCTGCCGATGACCACAAGAGCTTCCTCATCCCGTGCTCGCAGCCTGGCGCAGTGGACGGCCAACCGCAGCCCACGCCACCGCAAGCAGAGGAACGGGCAGGGATGCTGAGGCTGTCGGCGcataccaagaagaagaagaaggtggtcaaGAAATGGCGGGATGAGTGGGCGGACACATACAAGTGGGCCTATGTGGCCGTGCACGACAACACCAGCAGAATCTTCTGCACCGTTTGCAAGGAGTATGGCCGCAAGCATCGCCGGAACCCCTATGGGAACGAGGGGAGCAGGAACATGCAGATGAGTGCGCTAGAGGAGCACAACAATAGCTTGCTGCATAAGGAGGCGCTCCGACTGCAGTCAGCCTCCAAGGAGAAGGTGCAAACTCCTGAGATAGAGAGGCCGGTTTGTGTCAAAG CTTTGTCGAAAACAGCAGCTTCAATACTTGAATCTCTCTTCAAGAAGGACCCTCATGAAGCTGAATTTATACAGTCTATACAGGAGGTGGTTCATTCTATAGAACCAGTTTTGGTGAAGAACTCACa ATATGTTCAGATATTGGAGCGTTTATTAGAACCTGAGAGATGTTTTATCTTCAGAGTGCCATGGGTTGATGACAGAGGTGAAGCTCATGTCAATCGAGGTTTCCGTGTGCAGTTCAGTCAGGCTTTAGGTCCATGCAGAGGTGGTCTCCGTTTCCACCCGTCCATGAACTTAAGTGTGGCAAAGTTTCTAGCTTTTGAGCAG ACTCTGAAGAATGCTCTGTCACTATATAAACTTGGAGGTGCTGCTGGAGGGAGCGATTTTGATCCAAAGGGTAAAAGTGAAATTGAGGTATTCGTGTTGTATTTTATTTCCTCTGGGCAACAATATTTACTGCATGTAAATATGGATATTTTTCCATGCCAGGTAATGCGCTTTTGTCAAAGTTTCATGGATGAGCTGTATAGATACTTGGGCCCTGATCAG GATTTTCCTGCTGAAGATGTTGGTGTTGGTCCAAGGGAAATGGGTTTCCTTTTTGGGCAGTACAGACGCCTTTCTGGTCATTTTCAG GGAAATTTTACAGGGCCTAAGATCTTCTGGTCTGGTTCTAGTTTTAGAACAGAAGCTACTGGATACGGACTG GTATTTTTTGCACGTGTTGTACTTGCTGATATGAATAAGGAGCTCAAAGGATTAAG ATGTGCGATAAGTGGTTCAGGAAAGATAGCAATGCATGTCTTGGAAAAGCTTCTGTCGTGTGAAGCTATTCCTGTTACAGTCTCAG ATTCAGAAGGCTATCTATTTGATGGAGACGGGTTTGATTATGTGAAATATACACTTATAAGGAATATTAAGGCACAACAAAGGAGCCTCAA GGAATACTTGAAAACATTTCCACGTGCCAAATATATCAATGATGCTAAGCCATGGGGTGAGCAGTGTGATATTGCATTCCCTTGTGCATCACAAAATGAGATTGACCAGGGGGAGGCTCTTTCAATAATTAGCTCTGGTTGCCGTGTTCTTATAGAAT GTTCAAACATGCCATGCACTGGTCAAGCAGTTGATATCCTAAGAAAGGCAAAAGTCCATGTTGCTCCAGCAAAGGCAACTGCTGCTGGTGGG GTAGCAGTCGGTGAACTTGAACTGAATCCAGAGTTCAGCTTAATGCAGTGGTCAGTAGAGGATTTCGAGAACAAAATACAG GAAGCAGTAAAGCAAACATATGACAGGTCGATGAAAGCTGCTCAAGAATATGGAATCCTGAAAGAGAACCCAGAGTTAGTTTCCTTGCGATATCTTGTCCATTTGCCTACACCGGGCTTTTCACTCTGGAAGCTGATCAAGTACTCTCTCTCCAGGTCTTTGGTGCATGGTGCAAACATATCGGCCTTCCTGAACATTGCACAAGCCATGACTGATCAAGGATGTGTGTAG
- the LOC123078374 gene encoding NADP-specific glutamate dehydrogenase isoform X3, protein MNSSMDEINLLRQHQRHQQHHLSVRGIGEEIDLEIDQCEDPTFSGAALEGVTSHHPQDPVVPADDHKSFLIPCSQPGAVDGQPQPTPPQAEERAGMLRLSAHTKKKKKVVKKWRDEWADTYKWAYVAVHDNTSRIFCTVCKEYGRKHRRNPYGNEGSRNMQMSALEEHNNSLLHKEALRLQSASKEKVQTPEIERPVCVKALSKTAASILESLFKKDPHEAEFIQSIQEVVHSIEPVLVKNSQYVQILERLLEPERCFIFRVPWVDDRGEAHVNRGFRVQFSQALGPCRGGLRFHPSMNLSVAKFLAFEQTLKNALSLYKLGGAAGGSDFDPKGKSEIEVFVLYFISSGQQYLLHVNMDIFPCQVMRFCQSFMDELYRYLGPDQDFPAEDVGVGPREMGFLFGQYRRLSGHFQGNFTGPKIFWSGSSFRTEATGYGLVFFARVVLADMNKELKGLRCAISGSGKIAMHVLEKLLSCEAIPVTVSDSEGYLFDGDGFDYVKYTLIRNIKAQQRSLKEYLKTFPRAKYINDAKPWGEQCDIAFPCASQNEIDQGEALSIISSGCRVLIECSNMPCTGQAVDILRKAKVHVAPAKATAAGGVAVGELELNPEFSLMQWSVEDFENKIQEAVKQTYDRSMKAAQEYGILKENPESLVHGANISAFLNIAQAMTDQGCV, encoded by the exons ATGAACTCGTCCATGGACGAGATCAACCTGCTACGGCAGCACCAGCGACACCAGCAGCACCACCTGTCGGTGCGCGGCATCGGTGAGGAGATCGACCTCGAGATCGACCAGTGTGAAGATCCCACTTTCTCGGGCGCCGCACTCGAGGGCGTGACCTCCCATCACCCTCAAGACCCCGTCGTCCCTGCCGATGACCACAAGAGCTTCCTCATCCCGTGCTCGCAGCCTGGCGCAGTGGACGGCCAACCGCAGCCCACGCCACCGCAAGCAGAGGAACGGGCAGGGATGCTGAGGCTGTCGGCGcataccaagaagaagaagaaggtggtcaaGAAATGGCGGGATGAGTGGGCGGACACATACAAGTGGGCCTATGTGGCCGTGCACGACAACACCAGCAGAATCTTCTGCACCGTTTGCAAGGAGTATGGCCGCAAGCATCGCCGGAACCCCTATGGGAACGAGGGGAGCAGGAACATGCAGATGAGTGCGCTAGAGGAGCACAACAATAGCTTGCTGCATAAGGAGGCGCTCCGACTGCAGTCAGCCTCCAAGGAGAAGGTGCAAACTCCTGAGATAGAGAGGCCGGTTTGTGTCAAAG CTTTGTCGAAAACAGCAGCTTCAATACTTGAATCTCTCTTCAAGAAGGACCCTCATGAAGCTGAATTTATACAGTCTATACAGGAGGTGGTTCATTCTATAGAACCAGTTTTGGTGAAGAACTCACa ATATGTTCAGATATTGGAGCGTTTATTAGAACCTGAGAGATGTTTTATCTTCAGAGTGCCATGGGTTGATGACAGAGGTGAAGCTCATGTCAATCGAGGTTTCCGTGTGCAGTTCAGTCAGGCTTTAGGTCCATGCAGAGGTGGTCTCCGTTTCCACCCGTCCATGAACTTAAGTGTGGCAAAGTTTCTAGCTTTTGAGCAG ACTCTGAAGAATGCTCTGTCACTATATAAACTTGGAGGTGCTGCTGGAGGGAGCGATTTTGATCCAAAGGGTAAAAGTGAAATTGAGGTATTCGTGTTGTATTTTATTTCCTCTGGGCAACAATATTTACTGCATGTAAATATGGATATTTTTCCATGCCAGGTAATGCGCTTTTGTCAAAGTTTCATGGATGAGCTGTATAGATACTTGGGCCCTGATCAG GATTTTCCTGCTGAAGATGTTGGTGTTGGTCCAAGGGAAATGGGTTTCCTTTTTGGGCAGTACAGACGCCTTTCTGGTCATTTTCAG GGAAATTTTACAGGGCCTAAGATCTTCTGGTCTGGTTCTAGTTTTAGAACAGAAGCTACTGGATACGGACTG GTATTTTTTGCACGTGTTGTACTTGCTGATATGAATAAGGAGCTCAAAGGATTAAG ATGTGCGATAAGTGGTTCAGGAAAGATAGCAATGCATGTCTTGGAAAAGCTTCTGTCGTGTGAAGCTATTCCTGTTACAGTCTCAG ATTCAGAAGGCTATCTATTTGATGGAGACGGGTTTGATTATGTGAAATATACACTTATAAGGAATATTAAGGCACAACAAAGGAGCCTCAA GGAATACTTGAAAACATTTCCACGTGCCAAATATATCAATGATGCTAAGCCATGGGGTGAGCAGTGTGATATTGCATTCCCTTGTGCATCACAAAATGAGATTGACCAGGGGGAGGCTCTTTCAATAATTAGCTCTGGTTGCCGTGTTCTTATAGAAT GTTCAAACATGCCATGCACTGGTCAAGCAGTTGATATCCTAAGAAAGGCAAAAGTCCATGTTGCTCCAGCAAAGGCAACTGCTGCTGGTGGG GTAGCAGTCGGTGAACTTGAACTGAATCCAGAGTTCAGCTTAATGCAGTGGTCAGTAGAGGATTTCGAGAACAAAATACAG GAAGCAGTAAAGCAAACATATGACAGGTCGATGAAAGCTGCTCAAGAATATGGAATCCTGAAAGAGAACCCAGA GTCTTTGGTGCATGGTGCAAACATATCGGCCTTCCTGAACATTGCACAAGCCATGACTGATCAAGGATGTGTGTAG
- the LOC123078374 gene encoding NADP-specific glutamate dehydrogenase isoform X5 produces the protein MNSSMDEINLLRQHQRHQQHHLSVRGIGEEIDLEIDQCEDPTFSGAALEGVTSHHPQDPVVPADDHKSFLIPCSQPGAVDGQPQPTPPQAEERAGMLRLSAHTKKKKKVVKKWRDEWADTYKWAYVAVHDNTSRIFCTVCKEYGRKHRRNPYGNEGSRNMQMSALEEHNNSLLHKEALRLQSASKEKVQTPEIERPVCVKALSKTAASILESLFKKDPHEAEFIQSIQEVVHSIEPVLVKNSQYVQILERLLEPERCFIFRVPWVDDRGEAHVNRGFRVQFSQALGPCRGGLRFHPSMNLSVAKFLAFEQTLKNALSLYKLGGAAGGSDFDPKGKSEIEVFVLYFISSGQQYLLHVNMDIFPCQVMRFCQSFMDELYRYLGPDQDFPAEDVGVGPREMGFLFGQYRRLSGHFQGNFTGPKIFWSGSSFRTEATGYGLVFFARVVLADMNKELKGLRCAISGSGKIAMHVLEKLLSCEAIPVTVSDSEGYLFDGDGFDYVKYTLIRNIKAQQRSLKEYLKTFPRAKYINDAKPWGSNMPCTGQAVDILRKAKVHVAPAKATAAGGVAVGELELNPEFSLMQWSVEDFENKIQEAVKQTYDRSMKAAQEYGILKENPESLVHGANISAFLNIAQAMTDQGCV, from the exons ATGAACTCGTCCATGGACGAGATCAACCTGCTACGGCAGCACCAGCGACACCAGCAGCACCACCTGTCGGTGCGCGGCATCGGTGAGGAGATCGACCTCGAGATCGACCAGTGTGAAGATCCCACTTTCTCGGGCGCCGCACTCGAGGGCGTGACCTCCCATCACCCTCAAGACCCCGTCGTCCCTGCCGATGACCACAAGAGCTTCCTCATCCCGTGCTCGCAGCCTGGCGCAGTGGACGGCCAACCGCAGCCCACGCCACCGCAAGCAGAGGAACGGGCAGGGATGCTGAGGCTGTCGGCGcataccaagaagaagaagaaggtggtcaaGAAATGGCGGGATGAGTGGGCGGACACATACAAGTGGGCCTATGTGGCCGTGCACGACAACACCAGCAGAATCTTCTGCACCGTTTGCAAGGAGTATGGCCGCAAGCATCGCCGGAACCCCTATGGGAACGAGGGGAGCAGGAACATGCAGATGAGTGCGCTAGAGGAGCACAACAATAGCTTGCTGCATAAGGAGGCGCTCCGACTGCAGTCAGCCTCCAAGGAGAAGGTGCAAACTCCTGAGATAGAGAGGCCGGTTTGTGTCAAAG CTTTGTCGAAAACAGCAGCTTCAATACTTGAATCTCTCTTCAAGAAGGACCCTCATGAAGCTGAATTTATACAGTCTATACAGGAGGTGGTTCATTCTATAGAACCAGTTTTGGTGAAGAACTCACa ATATGTTCAGATATTGGAGCGTTTATTAGAACCTGAGAGATGTTTTATCTTCAGAGTGCCATGGGTTGATGACAGAGGTGAAGCTCATGTCAATCGAGGTTTCCGTGTGCAGTTCAGTCAGGCTTTAGGTCCATGCAGAGGTGGTCTCCGTTTCCACCCGTCCATGAACTTAAGTGTGGCAAAGTTTCTAGCTTTTGAGCAG ACTCTGAAGAATGCTCTGTCACTATATAAACTTGGAGGTGCTGCTGGAGGGAGCGATTTTGATCCAAAGGGTAAAAGTGAAATTGAGGTATTCGTGTTGTATTTTATTTCCTCTGGGCAACAATATTTACTGCATGTAAATATGGATATTTTTCCATGCCAGGTAATGCGCTTTTGTCAAAGTTTCATGGATGAGCTGTATAGATACTTGGGCCCTGATCAG GATTTTCCTGCTGAAGATGTTGGTGTTGGTCCAAGGGAAATGGGTTTCCTTTTTGGGCAGTACAGACGCCTTTCTGGTCATTTTCAG GGAAATTTTACAGGGCCTAAGATCTTCTGGTCTGGTTCTAGTTTTAGAACAGAAGCTACTGGATACGGACTG GTATTTTTTGCACGTGTTGTACTTGCTGATATGAATAAGGAGCTCAAAGGATTAAG ATGTGCGATAAGTGGTTCAGGAAAGATAGCAATGCATGTCTTGGAAAAGCTTCTGTCGTGTGAAGCTATTCCTGTTACAGTCTCAG ATTCAGAAGGCTATCTATTTGATGGAGACGGGTTTGATTATGTGAAATATACACTTATAAGGAATATTAAGGCACAACAAAGGAGCCTCAA GGAATACTTGAAAACATTTCCACGTGCCAAATATATCAATGATGCTAAGCCATGGG GTTCAAACATGCCATGCACTGGTCAAGCAGTTGATATCCTAAGAAAGGCAAAAGTCCATGTTGCTCCAGCAAAGGCAACTGCTGCTGGTGGG GTAGCAGTCGGTGAACTTGAACTGAATCCAGAGTTCAGCTTAATGCAGTGGTCAGTAGAGGATTTCGAGAACAAAATACAG GAAGCAGTAAAGCAAACATATGACAGGTCGATGAAAGCTGCTCAAGAATATGGAATCCTGAAAGAGAACCCAGA GTCTTTGGTGCATGGTGCAAACATATCGGCCTTCCTGAACATTGCACAAGCCATGACTGATCAAGGATGTGTGTAG
- the LOC123078374 gene encoding NADP-specific glutamate dehydrogenase isoform X4, whose product MNSSMDEINLLRQHQRHQQHHLSVRGIGEEIDLEIDQCEDPTFSGAALEGVTSHHPQDPVVPADDHKSFLIPCSQPGAVDGQPQPTPPQAEERAGMLRLSAHTKKKKKVVKKWRDEWADTYKWAYVAVHDNTSRIFCTVCKEYGRKHRRNPYGNEGSRNMQMSALEEHNNSLLHKEALRLQSASKEKVQTPEIERPVCVKALSKTAASILESLFKKDPHEAEFIQSIQEVVHSIEPVLVKNSQYVQILERLLEPERCFIFRVPWVDDRGEAHVNRGFRVQFSQALGPCRGGLRFHPSMNLSVAKFLAFEQTLKNALSLYKLGGAAGGSDFDPKGKSEIEVMRFCQSFMDELYRYLGPDQDFPAEDVGVGPREMGFLFGQYRRLSGHFQGNFTGPKIFWSGSSFRTEATGYGLVFFARVVLADMNKELKGLRCAISGSGKIAMHVLEKLLSCEAIPVTVSDSEGYLFDGDGFDYVKYTLIRNIKAQQRSLKEYLKTFPRAKYINDAKPWGEQCDIAFPCASQNEIDQGEALSIISSGCRVLIECSNMPCTGQAVDILRKAKVHVAPAKATAAGGVAVGELELNPEFSLMQWSVEDFENKIQEAVKQTYDRSMKAAQEYGILKENPESLVHGANISAFLNIAQAMTDQGCV is encoded by the exons ATGAACTCGTCCATGGACGAGATCAACCTGCTACGGCAGCACCAGCGACACCAGCAGCACCACCTGTCGGTGCGCGGCATCGGTGAGGAGATCGACCTCGAGATCGACCAGTGTGAAGATCCCACTTTCTCGGGCGCCGCACTCGAGGGCGTGACCTCCCATCACCCTCAAGACCCCGTCGTCCCTGCCGATGACCACAAGAGCTTCCTCATCCCGTGCTCGCAGCCTGGCGCAGTGGACGGCCAACCGCAGCCCACGCCACCGCAAGCAGAGGAACGGGCAGGGATGCTGAGGCTGTCGGCGcataccaagaagaagaagaaggtggtcaaGAAATGGCGGGATGAGTGGGCGGACACATACAAGTGGGCCTATGTGGCCGTGCACGACAACACCAGCAGAATCTTCTGCACCGTTTGCAAGGAGTATGGCCGCAAGCATCGCCGGAACCCCTATGGGAACGAGGGGAGCAGGAACATGCAGATGAGTGCGCTAGAGGAGCACAACAATAGCTTGCTGCATAAGGAGGCGCTCCGACTGCAGTCAGCCTCCAAGGAGAAGGTGCAAACTCCTGAGATAGAGAGGCCGGTTTGTGTCAAAG CTTTGTCGAAAACAGCAGCTTCAATACTTGAATCTCTCTTCAAGAAGGACCCTCATGAAGCTGAATTTATACAGTCTATACAGGAGGTGGTTCATTCTATAGAACCAGTTTTGGTGAAGAACTCACa ATATGTTCAGATATTGGAGCGTTTATTAGAACCTGAGAGATGTTTTATCTTCAGAGTGCCATGGGTTGATGACAGAGGTGAAGCTCATGTCAATCGAGGTTTCCGTGTGCAGTTCAGTCAGGCTTTAGGTCCATGCAGAGGTGGTCTCCGTTTCCACCCGTCCATGAACTTAAGTGTGGCAAAGTTTCTAGCTTTTGAGCAG ACTCTGAAGAATGCTCTGTCACTATATAAACTTGGAGGTGCTGCTGGAGGGAGCGATTTTGATCCAAAGGGTAAAAGTGAAATTGAG GTAATGCGCTTTTGTCAAAGTTTCATGGATGAGCTGTATAGATACTTGGGCCCTGATCAG GATTTTCCTGCTGAAGATGTTGGTGTTGGTCCAAGGGAAATGGGTTTCCTTTTTGGGCAGTACAGACGCCTTTCTGGTCATTTTCAG GGAAATTTTACAGGGCCTAAGATCTTCTGGTCTGGTTCTAGTTTTAGAACAGAAGCTACTGGATACGGACTG GTATTTTTTGCACGTGTTGTACTTGCTGATATGAATAAGGAGCTCAAAGGATTAAG ATGTGCGATAAGTGGTTCAGGAAAGATAGCAATGCATGTCTTGGAAAAGCTTCTGTCGTGTGAAGCTATTCCTGTTACAGTCTCAG ATTCAGAAGGCTATCTATTTGATGGAGACGGGTTTGATTATGTGAAATATACACTTATAAGGAATATTAAGGCACAACAAAGGAGCCTCAA GGAATACTTGAAAACATTTCCACGTGCCAAATATATCAATGATGCTAAGCCATGGGGTGAGCAGTGTGATATTGCATTCCCTTGTGCATCACAAAATGAGATTGACCAGGGGGAGGCTCTTTCAATAATTAGCTCTGGTTGCCGTGTTCTTATAGAAT GTTCAAACATGCCATGCACTGGTCAAGCAGTTGATATCCTAAGAAAGGCAAAAGTCCATGTTGCTCCAGCAAAGGCAACTGCTGCTGGTGGG GTAGCAGTCGGTGAACTTGAACTGAATCCAGAGTTCAGCTTAATGCAGTGGTCAGTAGAGGATTTCGAGAACAAAATACAG GAAGCAGTAAAGCAAACATATGACAGGTCGATGAAAGCTGCTCAAGAATATGGAATCCTGAAAGAGAACCCAGA GTCTTTGGTGCATGGTGCAAACATATCGGCCTTCCTGAACATTGCACAAGCCATGACTGATCAAGGATGTGTGTAG